The nucleotide sequence GCAAAGGAGACCTTCGACATTGTGTTCTTCCACGGTTTCGCCGAGTTCGTTCGTGTAGCGAATCCAAATTTTTCCGGGACGATAAACATTGCAAAAAATATCCGGAACCGAAAGACAGCCTTCGTCATACGGGACATCTTCCGAGTCGGGTTCTGCGCCCCATTCGGGATTAAAGATAATCCGCGGCGCGGGCTTTTCATCTTCGTCAGGACGCGTGGGGTCGATGACGACAAGACGCATATCTTTTGCAACTTGCGGCGCAGCAAGTCCCACGCCGCCGGCATCGTACATCGTGTCGAGCATATCGTGGGCGAGGGCGACGAGTTCTGGGGTGATTTCGGTCACCGGCTTGCATTTTACGCGAAGCGCCTGGTCGCCGTAAATGGTAATATCTAAAACTGCCATTTTTTACTTTGCCGGCTTGACGTCTTTCTTGTCTTCGGCGTTCAAAACGCGGACAATTGCCGATTGTTCAAAATCGAGACGCGTATCGTTTCCGGTTTTCACGGTGACGATATTGTTTTCCACATTCACCACGGAACCGATGATTCCTGCTGCGGTCAAAACTTGGTCGCCTTTCTTCAACGCTTTACGCATCGCATCGAGCTTCTTCATTTCCTTTTGCTTCGGCATAATGAAGAAAAGATACATGACGACGAACATCAAGATGAACGGGAGAAATCCCATCAATGCAGAACCTTGTTGTTCCGGAGCTGCTTCTTGTGCAAAAGCGGAAGCGGCAAACATCAGGGCGATCAGAGCGGAAAATTTCATAAAATATCCTTTTGAAAAATGAACGGGGAAAATTTAGTAAATTAAAAAGGCTTAAAAATTAGGAATGGGGCAGTATGCTCTTAACACTAAAAATCGCTAAAGCGATTTGTGTTAAGGCATATTGCATTAGTCGACGATCAAGCGAACAGGGGAATGAAAGCTCTTAGAGAAATGCTGTTATTGCCCCGAAAACGGCTAAAATTTCATTTCTAATGGGTGCATTTTCTTGGGAGAGATCTTTATAGAGCGCATTTTGCACTCAAGAGATTCTAGAATTTTTTATCTCAAATTAAAAGCTTAAAAAATTGCGAAAAGGGAAATAATGCCATCTTTTTTTTACAAAATTTAAAATTTTTCAAAACACCCTTGAAAATCTTTTTTTTTTCTTACTTTTGTAAAAAATAAAAAATATATGAAATCTACAAAAGAGAAAGATAAAGAACAATCAAAGAGTAAAATGTCTGTTTGCATTTTCGTATTTCCTGTGTTGTTTCTTTTGTTTTCATTTTTTGCTCCGGCAATATTTACTCGCAATATTCCGCTTCTTTCATATATTCCTTGGGTAAATGAAGTTTGTTTTAATGAAAAAACAGGAGTTATTGGCGATACTTTTGGGATTATGAACCCATTTATTGCTATTGCTGCGGCAGTCATTACGGGGCTTGCGTTTTGGGAGCAATATAAAGCAAATCAGCAATTAAAAGATGACAATGCAAAACAGCAAGTAGAGCGACAATTTTATGAAATGTTAAAAATCCATCGGGATAATGTAGCAGAGTTTATT is from Hallerella porci and encodes:
- the def gene encoding peptide deformylase; protein product: MAVLDITIYGDQALRVKCKPVTEITPELVALAHDMLDTMYDAGGVGLAAPQVAKDMRLVVIDPTRPDEDEKPAPRIIFNPEWGAEPDSEDVPYDEGCLSVPDIFCNVYRPGKIWIRYTNELGETVEEHNVEGLLCRCFQHETDHLDGKLFVDVISTADRALNRSKLRDMAKKSKKAKKR
- the yajC gene encoding preprotein translocase subunit YajC, whose protein sequence is MKFSALIALMFAASAFAQEAAPEQQGSALMGFLPFILMFVVMYLFFIMPKQKEMKKLDAMRKALKKGDQVLTAAGIIGSVVNVENNIVTVKTGNDTRLDFEQSAIVRVLNAEDKKDVKPAK